One Acidobacteriota bacterium genomic window, ACCATTTGCTTGGCGACGACCCGCGTAACGTAGAGCAACCCCTTGAGGTTGGTGTCGATCATCTCCTCCCAGTCCTCGACCTCGCCATCGTGAAGGGGGGCGAGGCCTCGAGCGAGGCCGGCGTTGTTGACCAGAATATCGATTTCACGCCACTCTCCTGGCAGATCGCCGATCCACCCCTCGACCGCATCGCGGTTGCGCACATCCAGCGCCGTGGACAGGACCTCGACACCGTGATGTTGCCGCATGGATTGGGCCAGCTCTTCAAGCCGGTCGAGCCGCCTGGCGGCGATCAGCAGCCGACAGCCGTGGGCAGCGAATGCCTCCGCACATGCGCGACCGATACCACTCGACGCCCCGGTCACCAGAACACATTTGGACTTCAGATCGGCACTCATGCTCGCCCCTCCCGGCCGGCCATTCCGGCGACATTCTACCCGCACACCGCATTCAATAATTTTGAATTTTGAATTTTGAGTTCCCACCCACCCTCCCGCGAAGAGGGGCAGAGGGGCAGTGACGCGGTTCCCCATTTCCCCTCGTCTCCTCTGCACGTGTGACGGCGGGCGGGCGGACGGGAATTCCTAATTCCGAATTCCTAATTCCAAATTGGGTGGTTGGGCGGGAGGCCTACGCCGTCATCTCCTCGTCCTCGTCTCCAGCCCGCGCCCACTCCGGCTCCCACTGTCCCTCGAGCATCGCCCGGATGTACGGCTCGAAGAAGAACTGATGTCCGCCGAAGGCCGGCTGGAGATCATCCAGCCAGGTCGCCTGGGAATCGAAGTGCGCGAAGAACACGCGGTTGACCCACTCCGGGTCCC contains:
- a CDS encoding SDR family oxidoreductase; this translates as MSADLKSKCVLVTGASSGIGRACAEAFAAHGCRLLIAARRLDRLEELAQSMRQHHGVEVLSTALDVRNRDAVEGWIGDLPGEWREIDILVNNAGLARGLAPLHDGEVEDWEEMIDTNLKGLLYVTRVVAKQMVDRGQGHVINIGSIAGHEVYPGGNVYCASKHAVTAVSRALGIDLLGTGVRVSSVDPGMVETEFSLVRFHGDSARADGVYQGLEPLSGEDVADAVVFCATRPPHANVREMILMPTAQAAAVFAHRTEQG